One genomic window of Leptotrichia shahii includes the following:
- a CDS encoding phosphate/phosphite/phosphonate ABC transporter substrate-binding protein encodes MKKNILRSLLLVIVFLFAISCGKKNDTIKIVFLPNETNDSLKKSREEFARIVQEATGKKVEIVTTTDYNITVENIVSGQSQIAYIGAEAYLNARKRTKDIEAVLTNSGESGTLKDALYYSFIAVRGEDADKYRSGDGFDLKKIKGKSIGFVTNSSTSGFKVPGEVIVKEFGLKNTDELLGNKVFSKVMFGNSHPGTQVMLFKGDVDVATFAIPKSFTIYELVAGKDFNSGATYKVKKGAVAPFGEFAGKSFTVIKSIPVYNGPIVFNTRTLSKEDQEKIKKALMAKSTTDNPHIFSNKKSKVRGLFLKENDNVGFVETNTAWYEGMKNIK; translated from the coding sequence ATGAAAAAAAATATTTTGAGAAGTTTGTTACTGGTAATAGTTTTTTTATTTGCAATTAGTTGCGGGAAAAAGAATGATACAATTAAAATTGTGTTTTTGCCAAATGAAACTAATGATTCGTTGAAGAAATCAAGGGAAGAATTTGCACGGATTGTGCAGGAAGCGACTGGTAAAAAGGTTGAGATTGTTACGACAACTGATTATAATATTACGGTGGAAAATATTGTTTCTGGGCAATCACAAATTGCATATATTGGAGCAGAAGCATATTTGAATGCTAGAAAGCGTACAAAGGATATTGAAGCTGTGCTGACAAATTCAGGAGAAAGTGGAACGTTAAAAGATGCCCTTTATTACAGCTTTATCGCAGTAAGAGGAGAAGATGCCGATAAATACCGTTCTGGAGATGGGTTTGACCTGAAAAAGATTAAAGGCAAATCAATAGGATTTGTTACAAATAGTTCTACATCTGGATTTAAAGTGCCTGGAGAGGTAATTGTAAAGGAATTTGGACTAAAAAATACAGACGAATTATTGGGAAATAAGGTGTTTTCAAAAGTTATGTTTGGAAATTCACATCCTGGAACTCAAGTTATGTTATTTAAAGGGGATGTTGATGTTGCGACATTTGCTATTCCAAAATCATTTACAATATATGAATTAGTTGCTGGAAAAGACTTTAATTCAGGGGCTACATATAAAGTTAAAAAAGGAGCAGTTGCACCATTTGGAGAATTTGCAGGGAAAAGTTTTACAGTTATAAAATCAATTCCTGTTTATAATGGACCAATTGTATTTAATACAAGAACTTTATCAAAGGAAGATCAAGAAAAGATAAAAAAGGCTCTAATGGCTAAGTCAACAACTGATAATCCACATATTTTCAGTAATAAAAAGAGTAAAGTAAGAGGATTGTTCCTAAAGGAAAATGACAATGTTGGATTTGTAGAAACAAATACAGCATGGTATGAAGGGATGAAAAATATAAAATAA
- a CDS encoding oxaloacetate decarboxylase subunit alpha → MGKVKITETSLRDGHQSLMATRMTTAEMLPIIETMDKVGYYAMEVWGGATYDAEIRFLHEDPWERLREIRKRVKNTKLQMLLRGQNLLGYRHYADDIVDKFVELSIKNGIDIIRTFDALNDTRNIRQASESTKKYGGHSQLAICYTISPVHTIEYYKKLALEMESMGADSIAIKDMSGILLPGVAYELVGELKSILKVPLELHTHATAGLAGMSVLKAIEAGVDIVDTAISPFGGGTSQPPTESLVRALQNSKYDTELNLELLKKIAEYFKPIRKKYIDNGTLNPKALMIEPSIVEYQLPGGMLSNLLSQLKAQGAEDKYEDVLREIPKVRKDLGYPPLVTPMSQMVGTQSVFNVLTEQRYKMIPKEIKDYVKGMYGKSPVKISNEIKSIIIGNDEVFTGRPADLLQNEYDTIKNEIGNLAKSDEDVLTYACFPQISKNYLKEKYEMKDLKKTEKQKKSKDEISIQNIEVIF, encoded by the coding sequence ATGGGAAAGGTAAAAATAACAGAAACATCGCTAAGAGATGGACATCAGTCACTTATGGCAACAAGAATGACAACTGCTGAAATGCTTCCAATAATAGAAACTATGGATAAAGTCGGATATTATGCAATGGAAGTCTGGGGCGGTGCAACTTATGATGCGGAAATTAGATTTTTACATGAAGATCCGTGGGAAAGACTGCGGGAAATTAGGAAAAGGGTTAAAAATACTAAGCTGCAAATGCTTTTAAGAGGGCAAAATTTGCTTGGTTATCGGCATTATGCAGATGATATTGTGGATAAATTTGTTGAGCTTTCAATAAAAAATGGAATTGACATTATTAGGACATTTGATGCTTTGAATGATACGAGAAATATAAGACAGGCATCTGAAAGTACTAAAAAATATGGGGGACATAGTCAGCTTGCTATTTGCTATACAATTAGCCCAGTCCATACGATTGAATATTATAAAAAACTAGCTTTGGAAATGGAAAGTATGGGGGCAGATTCCATTGCTATAAAGGATATGTCTGGAATTTTGCTACCAGGTGTGGCTTATGAGCTTGTGGGCGAGCTGAAAAGTATTTTGAAAGTTCCGCTTGAACTGCATACCCATGCAACGGCGGGACTTGCTGGAATGAGTGTATTAAAGGCAATCGAGGCTGGAGTAGATATTGTAGATACGGCAATTTCTCCTTTTGGAGGTGGAACTTCACAACCGCCTACAGAATCACTTGTTAGAGCTTTGCAAAATTCAAAATACGATACAGAGCTGAATTTGGAACTCCTAAAGAAAATTGCAGAATATTTTAAGCCGATAAGAAAAAAATATATTGATAATGGAACATTAAATCCAAAGGCTCTCATGATAGAACCGAGTATTGTGGAATATCAGCTGCCAGGAGGAATGCTTTCAAATCTTCTGTCACAATTAAAGGCACAGGGAGCGGAAGATAAATATGAGGATGTGCTTCGTGAAATTCCAAAAGTGAGAAAAGATTTGGGTTATCCGCCACTAGTAACTCCAATGAGCCAAATGGTCGGGACACAGTCGGTATTTAATGTTTTGACAGAGCAAAGATACAAGATGATTCCAAAGGAAATTAAAGATTATGTAAAGGGAATGTATGGAAAATCACCTGTAAAAATTTCTAATGAAATCAAGTCGATTATAATTGGAAATGATGAAGTATTTACTGGAAGACCAGCTGATTTGCTGCAAAATGAATATGATACGATAAAAAATGAAATTGGAAATTTAGCAAAGTCTGATGAAGATGTGCTAACTTATGCATGTTTTCCACAAATTTCCAAAAATTATTTGAAGGAAAAGTATGAAATGAAAGATTTGAAGAAAACAGAGAAACAAAAAAAATCAAAAGATGAAATAAGTATTCAAAATATTGAAGTGATTTTTTAA
- a CDS encoding KdsC family phosphatase, with translation MIKLILLDVDGTLTDGGIYLGNSGEELKKFNVKDGYAIVNAQKLGIEFGIITGGKSELLKRRAEKLKIKYLFQGISEKTLMLDEIINQTGLKENEIAYMGDDLNDMAIIKRVGFSGTPLDGANEIKSIADFISIKNGGEGAVREFIEAILKKENLFQKFLTIIK, from the coding sequence ATGATAAAATTAATTTTGCTGGATGTAGATGGGACACTTACCGATGGTGGAATTTATCTCGGAAATAGTGGTGAAGAATTAAAAAAATTTAATGTAAAAGATGGCTATGCCATCGTAAATGCGCAAAAATTAGGTATTGAATTTGGAATTATTACAGGCGGGAAATCAGAATTGCTAAAAAGACGTGCTGAAAAACTAAAAATAAAATACCTTTTTCAAGGAATCTCTGAAAAAACTCTAATGCTTGATGAGATTATAAATCAGACAGGACTAAAAGAAAACGAAATAGCCTATATGGGCGATGATTTAAATGACATGGCAATTATAAAGAGAGTTGGATTTTCTGGAACTCCGCTAGATGGAGCAAATGAAATAAAATCAATCGCTGATTTTATCTCTATAAAAAATGGTGGCGAAGGAGCAGTACGTGAATTTATAGAAGCTATCTTAAAAAAAGAAAATTTATTTCAAAAATTTTTAACAATCATAAAATAG
- a CDS encoding YwaF family protein translates to MTFSYFSPIHIETFVVSTLICIFLFYIPKIFKNIDIKKYSTFLGYFLLIFKIIDSIYRLMYQNEPITNVTPIHLCNFAAIFAGLYLIFRTKFLYNVVYYLTFGPVLALILPGIIYYHDNYYVYIFMIMHALIVFTAFFGYTYLHEKPSKKGLIQSVITLLAIFLYAFIYNHIFKGINAMFLKSHIISQVSFIKPIWIYDIVLILTMIFLQFLLYLPIMKESNKKIKK, encoded by the coding sequence TTGACTTTTAGTTATTTTAGTCCTATTCACATAGAAACTTTTGTAGTATCAACTTTAATTTGTATATTTTTATTTTACATTCCAAAAATTTTTAAAAATATAGATATAAAAAAATATTCAACATTTTTAGGTTATTTTTTACTAATATTTAAAATAATCGACTCAATTTACAGGTTAATGTATCAAAATGAGCCTATAACCAACGTTACGCCAATACATCTTTGCAACTTTGCAGCAATTTTTGCAGGATTATATTTGATTTTCAGAACAAAATTTTTATATAATGTAGTCTATTATTTAACTTTCGGCCCAGTTTTAGCATTAATTTTACCTGGAATAATCTATTATCATGACAATTATTACGTATATATTTTTATGATAATGCACGCACTTATAGTATTTACAGCTTTTTTTGGATATACTTATTTGCATGAAAAACCTTCAAAAAAAGGACTTATTCAGTCAGTAATTACATTACTTGCCATATTTTTATATGCATTTATCTACAATCATATTTTCAAAGGAATAAATGCAATGTTTTTAAAAAGTCATATCATTTCACAAGTAAGTTTTATAAAACCAATTTGGATATATGATATTGTTTTAATATTGACAATGATTTTTTTACAATTTTTACTGTATCTTCCAATTATGAAAGAAAGTAATAAAAAAATTAAGAAGTGA
- a CDS encoding sodium ion-translocating decarboxylase subunit beta, translated as MELLKILYGTTGISMITGRQLIMIIISLILLYLAIKKQYEPYLLLPISFGMLLANLPAVANEGLMEKGGLLYYLYQGVKLGIYPPLIFLAIGASTDFGPLIANPKSLLLGAAAQLGIFVAFLGAISLGLTGKEAASIGIIGGADGPTAIYLTTKLAPHLLGSIAIAAYSYMALVPVIQPPIIKLLTTKKERMVEMKQLRYVSQREKIIFPIAVTIVVILLVPSSAPLIGMLMLGNLIKEVGIVSNLVEHVRGAMLYCITIVLGMTVGATADGERFLSLVTIKIIILGLIAFSFGTVGGVLFGKIMYKFTKGKVNPMIGAAGVSAVPMAARVVQKIGQSENPKNFLLMHAMGPNIAGVIGSAVAAGTLLIIFR; from the coding sequence ATGGAACTACTAAAGATTCTTTACGGGACAACAGGAATATCTATGATAACTGGAAGGCAGTTAATCATGATAATAATTTCCCTAATTTTACTATACTTAGCAATAAAAAAACAATATGAACCTTATTTGCTGCTCCCAATTTCCTTTGGAATGTTACTTGCAAACTTACCTGCTGTGGCAAATGAAGGACTTATGGAAAAAGGCGGACTTCTTTACTATTTGTATCAAGGAGTAAAATTGGGAATTTATCCGCCATTAATATTCTTGGCGATAGGGGCAAGTACTGATTTTGGACCGCTTATTGCAAATCCGAAAAGCCTTTTACTGGGAGCGGCTGCACAGCTTGGAATTTTTGTGGCATTTCTTGGAGCGATTTCACTGGGATTGACAGGAAAAGAAGCGGCTTCAATTGGAATTATTGGAGGAGCTGACGGACCAACTGCTATTTACTTGACGACAAAGCTGGCACCACATTTACTGGGCTCAATTGCCATTGCAGCTTATTCCTATATGGCTCTTGTACCTGTAATTCAGCCGCCAATTATAAAATTATTAACAACTAAAAAGGAAAGAATGGTTGAAATGAAGCAGCTTAGATATGTAAGCCAGAGGGAAAAAATAATTTTTCCAATTGCAGTAACAATCGTAGTTATTCTTCTAGTTCCATCATCAGCTCCGTTAATTGGAATGTTAATGCTTGGAAATCTTATAAAGGAAGTTGGCATAGTTTCAAATTTAGTTGAACATGTAAGAGGGGCTATGTTATACTGTATTACAATTGTGCTTGGAATGACAGTTGGAGCGACTGCTGATGGAGAACGTTTTTTAAGTCTTGTAACAATAAAAATTATTATTCTTGGATTAATTGCATTTTCTTTTGGAACAGTGGGAGGAGTACTGTTTGGAAAAATAATGTATAAATTTACAAAAGGAAAAGTAAATCCAATGATTGGAGCAGCGGGAGTTTCTGCAGTGCCGATGGCGGCAAGAGTTGTTCAAAAAATAGGACAATCTGAAAATCCCAAAAACTTTTTGCTAATGCATGCAATGGGACCAAATATAGCTGGTGTAATTGGATCGGCTGTAGCAGCGGGAACTCTTTTAATAATATTTAGATAA
- the pckA gene encoding phosphoenolpyruvate carboxykinase (ATP): MKKVTKDLEKLGIVNVAQIYRNLTPAELVEHALKRGEGTLSSSGALVVTTGKYTGRSPKDKYIVDTAGIHEKIAWGNVNKPIEKEKFDSIYNKLIAYLQNREIYIFDGMAGADPACRKKFRIINERASQNLFIHQLLIRPTEEELKDYGHADFTIIAAPGFKCNAKIDGINSSAAIIINYEAKVGIICGTEYSGEIKKSVFSIMNFVMPEMDVLPMHCSANMDPNTGQTAIFFGLSGTGKTTLSTDPNRKLIGDDEHGWSDHSIFNFEGGCYAKCINLDPEHEPDIYNAIKFGSLVENVVMNPSTREFDFYDKSLTENTRVGYPISHIKNAQIPGIGGIPNVVIFLTADAFGVLPPVSRLSRDAAIYHFVTGFTSKLAGTERGITEPQPTFSTCFGEPFMPLDPSVYAEMLGKKIDLHRTKVFLINTGWSGGPYGVGNRMNLIYTRAMVTAALNGDLDEVEYRHDDIFNLEIPQYCPNVPSELLNPIDTWANKEAYEAAAKKLAKMFRKNFSEKYPNMPEHIVNAGPSYFE; this comes from the coding sequence ATGAAAAAAGTGACAAAAGATTTGGAAAAATTAGGAATAGTAAATGTAGCTCAAATTTATAGAAATTTGACACCTGCGGAACTTGTTGAACATGCGTTAAAAAGAGGGGAAGGAACATTGTCAAGCAGTGGAGCTTTAGTTGTGACGACAGGAAAATATACAGGACGTTCGCCTAAGGATAAGTATATTGTTGATACCGCAGGAATTCATGAAAAAATTGCTTGGGGAAATGTAAATAAGCCTATTGAAAAGGAAAAATTTGATTCTATTTATAATAAATTAATTGCATATTTGCAAAATCGGGAAATATACATATTTGATGGAATGGCGGGAGCAGATCCAGCTTGCCGAAAAAAATTTAGAATAATAAATGAACGTGCCAGTCAAAATTTGTTTATTCATCAGCTTTTAATCCGTCCAACAGAGGAAGAATTAAAGGATTATGGACATGCTGACTTTACAATAATTGCAGCTCCAGGATTTAAATGCAATGCAAAAATTGATGGAATAAATTCGTCAGCTGCGATAATTATTAATTATGAAGCAAAAGTTGGAATTATTTGCGGAACAGAATATTCGGGAGAAATAAAGAAAAGCGTATTTTCGATAATGAACTTTGTAATGCCTGAAATGGATGTATTACCTATGCACTGTTCTGCCAATATGGATCCAAATACTGGACAAACTGCTATATTTTTTGGGCTTTCAGGAACTGGAAAAACTACACTTTCGACAGATCCTAACCGTAAATTGATTGGAGATGATGAACACGGATGGTCTGATCACAGTATTTTCAACTTTGAAGGAGGATGTTATGCAAAATGTATAAATCTTGATCCAGAACATGAGCCTGATATTTATAATGCGATAAAATTTGGAAGTCTTGTGGAAAATGTTGTAATGAATCCGAGTACACGTGAATTTGACTTTTATGACAAGAGCTTGACTGAAAATACAAGAGTCGGGTATCCAATTAGTCATATAAAAAATGCACAAATTCCCGGAATTGGAGGAATCCCAAATGTTGTAATATTTTTGACTGCAGATGCATTTGGTGTTTTGCCGCCTGTTTCAAGACTTTCGAGAGATGCAGCAATTTATCATTTTGTAACAGGATTTACTTCTAAGCTGGCTGGAACTGAACGTGGAATAACTGAGCCACAGCCTACATTCTCAACTTGCTTTGGAGAACCGTTTATGCCGCTTGATCCGTCAGTTTATGCAGAAATGCTAGGTAAAAAGATAGATCTTCACAGAACAAAAGTATTTTTAATAAATACAGGATGGTCTGGCGGACCTTACGGTGTTGGAAATCGTATGAACTTAATATATACAAGGGCGATGGTAACGGCAGCGTTAAATGGTGATTTGGATGAAGTGGAATACAGACACGATGATATTTTCAACTTGGAAATTCCGCAATATTGTCCAAATGTTCCAAGTGAATTGTTAAATCCAATAGACACGTGGGCAAATAAGGAAGCCTATGAAGCAGCGGCTAAAAAACTTGCCAAAATGTTTAGAAAAAATTTTTCTGAAAAATATCCAAATATGCCGGAACATATTGTAAATGCTGGACCATCTTATTTTGAATAG
- the spoVG gene encoding septation regulator SpoVG, with amino-acid sequence MKVTDIRIRIGKQTENIERLKAYADITFDESFVIHGLKIIEGQNGLFVAMPSRRMPNGEFKDIVHPIKPELRSEITKVVLEKFEQEKAAHTEAE; translated from the coding sequence ATGAAAGTAACTGATATTCGTATTAGAATTGGAAAACAGACAGAAAATATCGAGAGATTGAAGGCTTATGCTGATATCACATTTGATGAGAGTTTTGTCATTCACGGATTAAAAATAATTGAAGGGCAAAATGGACTTTTTGTGGCAATGCCATCGAGAAGAATGCCAAATGGAGAATTCAAAGATATAGTTCATCCAATAAAGCCTGAACTTCGTTCTGAAATAACAAAAGTTGTTTTAGAAAAATTTGAACAGGAAAAGGCAGCTCATACTGAAGCTGAATAA
- a CDS encoding RNA-binding S4 domain-containing protein produces the protein MRLDKFLKVTRIIKRRTVAKELADNGNIVINGDPKKSSYDVKKGDIFEIKYFNKNIKVKVLDLPPESLKKEFIDEYIEIIG, from the coding sequence ATGCGTTTAGATAAATTTTTAAAGGTAACAAGAATTATAAAAAGAAGAACTGTAGCAAAGGAGCTTGCAGATAATGGAAATATCGTTATAAACGGAGATCCTAAAAAATCTTCTTATGATGTGAAAAAAGGCGATATTTTTGAAATAAAGTATTTTAATAAAAATATAAAGGTAAAAGTGCTAGATTTACCGCCTGAAAGTTTAAAAAAAGAATTTATTGATGAATATATAGAAATAATTGGATAA
- a CDS encoding biotin--[acetyl-CoA-carboxylase] ligase, with translation MKKNINLYKFNELDSTNDYLERNHKNYEEFDVICAKNQTHGRARRRNDWISMEGMAIFSFFLKERENWKIEDYLKLPLIAGLATIRGLKGIENLEYKFKWTNDIYLENKKLCGILMEKIDDVYIVGIGINVNNILPGTLKNKAISLTQATNKKYEIDEIVKNIVFEFQILCENLENGLWEDILTEINEINYLKNKEIELKFGNEAVSGVVRDINENGEIEVLVKQDENGKIVIRSFSIGEVFEKIIF, from the coding sequence ATGAAAAAAAATATAAATCTATATAAATTTAATGAATTGGATTCAACAAATGATTATTTGGAAAGAAATCATAAAAATTATGAGGAATTTGATGTTATTTGTGCTAAAAATCAGACTCATGGGAGGGCACGTAGGCGGAATGACTGGATTTCTATGGAAGGAATGGCTATTTTTAGCTTTTTTTTGAAGGAAAGGGAAAACTGGAAAATTGAGGATTATTTGAAATTGCCTTTAATTGCTGGACTTGCGACAATAAGGGGATTAAAGGGAATTGAAAATTTAGAATATAAATTTAAGTGGACAAATGATATTTATTTGGAAAATAAGAAATTGTGCGGGATTTTGATGGAAAAAATAGATGATGTCTATATTGTTGGAATTGGGATAAATGTCAACAATATATTGCCTGGAACTTTAAAAAATAAAGCTATTTCATTGACACAAGCAACAAATAAAAAATATGAAATTGATGAAATTGTAAAAAATATTGTTTTTGAATTTCAAATATTGTGTGAAAATTTGGAAAATGGATTGTGGGAAGATATTTTAACTGAAATAAATGAAATAAATTATTTGAAAAATAAGGAAATAGAATTAAAATTTGGAAATGAAGCTGTTTCAGGAGTTGTACGAGATATCAATGAAAATGGAGAAATTGAAGTATTAGTAAAACAAGATGAAAATGGGAAAATTGTGATTAGAAGTTTTTCGATTGGAGAGGTTTTTGAAAAAATTATTTTTTAA
- a CDS encoding alpha/beta hydrolase-fold protein, translating into MKKILLFLTIFSMLLSTGIISAESTITLKTEKIKYPRGIRNVTSVTEVFGTGQQITHIILEFNEKVVNSQLTKNTFTVSDRTVEKIYSNDRPERTDIVKDGRYVIIELNPKDNGASLRLEGNDEVGFQMKKATSKITQKEDILFTNGKKLEKSIAILENNKIRNLIVENFKQFVYKDPKTGTSVKYNLYIPKNYDKNKKYPLVLFMHDMGVLSEDTKTTLLQGNGAISFATPEEQARHEAFVLAPQYSRQVVDDNGDITSDLDATVNLIRDYLLLKYSIDEKKLYATGQSMGGMMAIVMNYKYPELFAASYLVACQWDPKEVSTMAKNNLWITVSTGDVKAYPGMNAITSELIKRGAAVAKDTWRADYTDAQFLEGARKVIAQKSNIKYTTLEKGTNPYLPKDANPGSEHSGTWKVAYNIPGIKDWMFLQAKQ; encoded by the coding sequence ATGAAAAAAATATTATTATTTTTAACAATTTTCAGTATGTTATTATCAACTGGTATTATTTCAGCAGAATCAACTATCACATTAAAAACTGAAAAAATAAAGTATCCTAGAGGAATAAGAAATGTAACATCAGTAACAGAAGTTTTTGGAACAGGACAACAAATTACACATATTATTTTAGAATTTAATGAAAAGGTAGTAAATTCGCAATTAACCAAAAATACTTTTACAGTATCGGATAGAACTGTTGAAAAAATTTATTCAAATGATCGACCAGAAAGGACTGACATTGTAAAAGATGGAAGATATGTCATTATCGAATTAAATCCAAAAGATAATGGAGCTTCTCTTCGCCTAGAAGGAAATGATGAAGTAGGATTTCAAATGAAAAAGGCAACTTCCAAAATAACTCAAAAGGAAGATATTTTGTTTACAAATGGTAAAAAATTAGAAAAAAGTATTGCAATACTTGAAAATAATAAAATCAGAAATCTAATTGTGGAAAACTTTAAGCAATTTGTATACAAGGATCCAAAAACTGGAACAAGTGTGAAGTATAATCTTTATATTCCAAAAAATTATGACAAAAATAAAAAATATCCGCTTGTGCTGTTTATGCACGATATGGGAGTTTTAAGTGAAGACACAAAAACTACTTTACTTCAGGGAAATGGTGCAATTTCATTTGCAACTCCTGAAGAACAAGCAAGACACGAGGCATTTGTACTAGCTCCTCAATATTCAAGACAAGTAGTAGACGACAATGGAGATATTACAAGTGATTTGGATGCAACTGTAAATTTGATAAGAGATTACTTACTTTTAAAATACAGCATTGATGAAAAAAAATTATATGCAACAGGGCAATCAATGGGGGGAATGATGGCTATTGTCATGAACTATAAATATCCAGAATTATTTGCCGCTTCATATTTAGTAGCTTGCCAATGGGATCCAAAAGAAGTATCTACTATGGCGAAAAACAATTTATGGATAACAGTTTCAACTGGCGATGTAAAAGCCTATCCAGGAATGAATGCAATTACAAGTGAACTTATAAAAAGAGGGGCAGCAGTAGCCAAAGACACTTGGAGAGCTGATTATACAGATGCACAATTTCTAGAAGGTGCACGAAAGGTTATTGCCCAAAAGTCAAATATAAAATACACAACACTTGAAAAAGGCACAAATCCATATTTGCCAAAAGATGCCAATCCAGGTTCAGAACACTCTGGAACTTGGAAAGTAGCCTATAACATACCTGGAATAAAAGATTGGATGTTTTTACAAGCAAAACAATGA
- a CDS encoding acetyl-CoA carboxylase biotin carboxyl carrier protein subunit gives MIKLYKIRIGEKVYEVEVEEITEKNGAIETSADSNNKQKIDKNENRSLQGGTGRSQVVKAPMQGLVVDIKVKIGEKVKAGDEIVILEAMKMENPIVAPCDGVIDVIKVTKGDKVNTDDILAVLS, from the coding sequence ATGATTAAACTGTATAAAATCAGAATTGGAGAAAAAGTTTATGAAGTGGAAGTGGAAGAAATTACAGAAAAAAATGGGGCAATTGAAACTTCAGCTGATTCAAACAATAAACAAAAAATAGATAAAAATGAAAATCGTTCTTTACAAGGGGGAACTGGAAGAAGTCAAGTAGTAAAAGCTCCTATGCAAGGACTTGTTGTGGATATTAAAGTAAAAATTGGAGAAAAAGTAAAAGCTGGAGATGAAATCGTTATTTTAGAAGCAATGAAAATGGAAAATCCAATTGTAGCACCTTGCGATGGAGTTATAGATGTGATTAAAGTGACAAAAGGGGATAAAGTAAATACCGATGATATTTTAGCTGTATTATCCTAA
- the radC gene encoding RadC family protein, translating to MKRDNRDKNNEKTDFEQMLDEEKEKGHREKLRQRFLSTGAKGFTDCEILELLLTYTVTRKNCRGIAKELLEKYRDLYTILKQSEEELKKNKYITERAVVFFKLLFEIIEGELYKKVCNERIVLSSNLKLLNYLEFSLLNRDIEVFKVLFLNTQNELLREEELFFGTIDRSTVYIRELVKKILEYNAKGVILVHNHPSGSLKPSESDILLTRKVKEVFENIEIRLLDHLIISEKGYFSFLEGGIL from the coding sequence ATGAAGAGGGATAATAGAGATAAAAATAATGAAAAAACAGATTTTGAACAAATGCTAGATGAAGAAAAAGAAAAAGGACATCGAGAAAAACTAAGGCAGCGTTTTTTGTCAACAGGGGCAAAAGGTTTCACAGATTGCGAAATTTTGGAACTGTTGCTTACTTATACGGTTACTAGGAAAAATTGCAGAGGAATTGCAAAGGAACTTTTGGAGAAATATCGGGATTTGTATACGATTTTAAAGCAGTCGGAAGAAGAACTGAAAAAAAATAAATACATAACTGAAAGGGCAGTTGTATTTTTTAAACTTTTATTTGAAATAATAGAAGGTGAATTGTATAAAAAAGTATGTAATGAGCGAATTGTACTTTCAAGTAATCTTAAACTGCTGAATTATCTTGAATTTTCTCTTTTAAATAGGGATATTGAAGTATTCAAAGTATTGTTTTTAAATACGCAAAATGAATTGTTGCGAGAAGAGGAACTTTTTTTTGGAACAATTGATAGAAGTACGGTTTATATTAGGGAATTGGTAAAAAAAATTTTAGAGTATAATGCAAAAGGAGTAATTTTAGTGCATAATCATCCATCAGGTTCATTAAAACCGTCAGAATCTGATATTTTACTGACAAGAAAGGTAAAGGAAGTTTTTGAGAATATAGAAATACGGTTACTGGATCATTTGATAATAAGTGAAAAGGGGTATTTCAGTTTTTTAGAAGGTGGGATTTTATGA
- a CDS encoding OadG family protein yields MKSILFGNSAVTFADAIYISVVSMLIVFFILFLISFMLSFFKYFSNFEGENEDNKKTNDNKILEKSEKLSSEKELDKREKFSMEKIKDETMMAAMMAALIEAAGDNKNSRIKIRSIREIE; encoded by the coding sequence ATGAAAAGCATTTTATTTGGAAATTCAGCTGTAACATTTGCAGATGCAATTTATATTTCAGTTGTAAGTATGTTAATCGTTTTTTTTATATTATTTTTAATTTCATTTATGTTATCATTTTTTAAATATTTTTCAAACTTTGAAGGGGAAAATGAAGATAATAAAAAAACAAATGATAACAAAATTTTGGAGAAGTCAGAAAAATTAAGTAGTGAAAAGGAATTAGATAAAAGAGAAAAATTTAGTATGGAAAAAATAAAAGATGAGACTATGATGGCAGCAATGATGGCGGCTCTGATTGAAGCGGCTGGGGATAATAAAAATAGCCGTATAAAAATAAGGAGTATTAGGGAAATAGAATAA